The Pocillopora verrucosa isolate sample1 chromosome 9, ASM3666991v2, whole genome shotgun sequence genome includes the window GCCAAAATGTTCACTTCAACACATACCGTAGAGGCAGCCATATTGGTAAGCCATGCATTTGTATTCATCTTCagttggtataaagtaatcattgttCTATCATTGTGCTTTTCTTTGGGAGCTCTCTAACATACAGTCCACACATCAGTCATAGCGGCCAAGATAATctcactaaaattttttttgagttcCAACATTTCGGTCTAGACTTGAGGCTTGcttaaacaaaaacagcaataccaatcTGCTcagtacaaaatgcaaaatgcagactgcagaccaggtGCAAAATGTAGAccaggtacaaaatgtagaccaAAAATTTGTACTGTTTTTTCATCTGATATGTTATAACATGTCATATTACAACATACCAAGCATTACGCAATTGCTTTTCCGTGATCATCTTTCatgattatttgcactattatGGAATATCCCTTGACTGTTTCTTGATCACAATCattcttaatataattttaagccttcatatagtcttctcactttgcgtgtgagttggttggtgtgatgtcgtAACAGATTTTACCTTCCTAATAatagtagatgtagatgtaaatgagatgtcaccattgaatatttaacacatgtaatattcaagaaacaattgacagctttgcatgTGGTCTGTACATTTCATCATTCTTTTTAACCAATATGAATTCATTTTGTTGACAGAAATGCTGACTGAGACTAAAACTGTTCCTTCTACTTGATTTACTTTCAACATTCAGGAGTGTACAGTGAAAATCAGTCCACATGAAGGCTTAAAATTCAATTAAGAATGATTGTGGCtgctttgttaaaaaccaaatgcaatgactgctttgtttaaaacaaaagatatcaaggaatatttcacaatagtgcaaatgatcgtgaaaggTGAGGGTTACTAACATTTTGCTACTagagcaacatttgatgccTGATTATGCCCACCAAGCCCACCCTCTACCCCACACACACgcaccaacaaaaaggacatAATCTGCCTGATGACCCCTGCCCATTGCACCTCTAGCCCacacaactttttttccaattcccatCACAAtgaatgcacaagttttcttatcacacaacttcccaaaaataaaagtaaatttattccATAAGTCTTAAACGTTCACACAAACCAAATTCAGCTGTACCTATATTCAATAAGTCCAAGAACtcaatacaaacttaagccataacatgaatgagctggctccaagagccctttgattaaAATGATACTAAGAACAGAATGATATAAAACCAATCTTAAAGCCATGCCATACACAAAGGCATCACATGTCTCTCAGAAATGATTCACCTGCTTACTTTTACAGATTGTTGTAGTTTTGCTAGAAGTATACTCTCACTTATACTTGATAGAATAGGAAAGAGGAAAGctggtaaattttaagcttgcttATGATGAAAAGAAGGATGTCTTTTCATCTGTTTCTGGGTATGGGACAAGGAAAAACTTGGAGTCTCACTACCACTGTGCCAATaagagactctacggtgagctAAGCCATTACTAGGTTTCTATGTGACACATctcctgcatactgctaggatcagcaatgttgaaagTCTTAAGTGAGTGTATGTAATAAGAAAGATCCCTAGTAACTGATGATACTGTAGTTTTAGCACTAGCAGTGAAAAGCACTCTTTTGTCATGTAGGCTATTCTATTCATGCCAACTTAGTATAGTTGCTGATCTAATGCACCTCTCAAAAATTTAATACCAACTACTCTCTACCCTAATTTTATTCTATTTCTTTCTTAGGTGTTTTATTATTCAACATCAATACTTGAGAAGGCTGGTGTGGAAGAAAGCAGAGTAGCCTCTTGTGCAGTTGGTGTTGTTAGTGTGGTTATGACTGCTGTCACAGtaagtttgaaatgaaatgttgtgatggattttcttttaatatttgtCAATTGTTTTCAGAtcccatttttaatttttatctcctaagaaacagttttaaatcaagagaaaaatttcatcataaatGTTTATGAATTTTCATGAGGAATGCCCCTTTCTAGTAAGAAAATGCACCCTTCActtctaaaatcttcattcccCCACATTATAAGGGAAATGGATATTTATTACCAGCTATAAAATTAAACCACATCACTAAGCGCATGCAATATCAAAATTCTAAGTATTGATTATTTAACCATAATAACAGTTATTGCAAGCCTCCTTCCTGAATGCTCATGTTATGGTACAAtttaaccaacagaaaaaacaCTATACTCCTGAAAAcccaactactttattaaataACTTGTAATATCCTTATATTAAATAACATGTAATATCCTTACTGCATGTGGAGTGACTCCTAAAAAACTCATCTAAGCCCACTTCAGATAATGACTTTGCTCACTGCTGACACAAACTTACAATTGAAATGAACAATCCTCCACAGTAGCTCTTGCTCATTACAGCTTTCCAAACACTCCGTCGTTCCTGACAACAATAACTACTACCACATGACTGAGtctttatatacattcacaaagtATTCTAGAACATTCCAAAATGTAGAAACTTCACTATGGTATGCATTTCAGCATGACTGTGGCACTGTAGCAATTTCTAGATACCTATCTTCACAGTTATTATTCATAACATCTAGAAGGGTGGACTGAGTATATTTCCCCATAAGTGATTATTCCATACCTTTTGATCATCTTTTTCACTCTTTCCATATATTTAGGTATGACATGCTCCTGAAGTGACCTACCATATCTTCAAGATTTTTATCTGACCTTATGTGTTTCCAATATGATGCAATTTTTAGGTTAAAACAGTGGAAATTATTGGAAGAAGATCATTGATGCTTGTAGGATTTGGAGGAATGTTTGTGTTTTATGCTCTGATGACAATATCCTTTCGTTATGAGGTAGGGAGGAGTTCTTTTGTCCATTACATTTGACCATACTAAAGTGGGTAACCTCTATATCATGATGATCTTTTGCCTAAATAATGTTCAAGATGCAtctttttatttacagaatttgtCTGGAATGAACTATGTATCTGTCATAGCCTTGTTGTtgcttgtgatattttttcaagtTGGTCCAGGTATGTAACATGTATGTAACATGATTATATGTTTCATGGTTCTGCATCTACAAAGTGGATATTAATTAACAAGGGATGAAAATGTATGGTTATCATAAATAATACAACACCTGGTTTGTGgtttatttatgttttataTGGAAGAGTTTATTGCAATCATTTCTGTTCATGGTGTATTATGGTTTAATCAATAAATGAACAAGTTTGAAGGGCTGGAGGTTCTGATTGTAACTCTATTCACATTGTTGACTCATTGTTCAGCTGATACTGAACTGCTAGCATAATGTAAAGATACAGTATGAAAGGAACAATACTCTAAATCTTATAACCCATGCAATAATTTTCAAGGGATTATATTGGCTACTTAATGTTAGTATTCTGTGAATAAATACCATGTTGTAGGGGCAATTCCTTGGTTCATAACAGCTGAGCTGTTCACTCAAGGCTCCAGAGCTGCAGCTGTTAGCATAGCAGGTACCGCCAACTGGCTTTCAAACTTTGTGGTTGGACTTGTGTTTCCATCAATGCAGGTAcagtgataattatttttattataattggCATGTACAGCACTTTCCTATCAGAATGCCATATTTATTCAATCCCACTTTTTGAGActaaatttttcttccatttagGATGCATTGTATCCCTATACCTTCCTGGTGTTCATGGCACTAGTGGCATTCTCTTTTGCCTTCACGTTACTTTTCGTTCCTGAGACTAAAGGAAGGACTATTGAGGAAATAACAAGACTCTTTAAACGTAAGGATGAGGAGGGTAAGTATCATAGCAACAGCCAGAAAATATAGATTAGGATACCGAGTAGTGTGTGAAACACCACTTTACACAATCATTAACAGGCTCCTCTGACTGAACCCTCTCACTCGCAAGATtacattagtaattctccttgttgTCTTTGCAATAACAAATACGTGGTGATAATTGTAAATCGATATTTTTCTGCCGcatctttttgtcttcttgTCAGCTCTGTCAGGTTATTGACATTTTGAAGGGAAGGGGGACCAATGTAGTGGATTTCACATAACACTCGCAATTTGGAACACTGAATGGTGaatatgagagtgatcttcgcagtaatgaacactacttaagcagcagtgaaaataaaggcctgaaaaagattcaggcctctacgggatttgaacccatgagcCTTGCGATACCGACGCAGTGCTCAACCAAAGGAGCTAACGGGCCAACAAATTTAGAGCGCTGTTGTTTAAAACTGGAAGTGGAGTTAGATGAATAATATGAAAACCGTACTCATTGATAGCAATTGATTGATTTCAATGCTGAAAAGTTTACATAATGTAACCTTGCAGGAAATACTTCAAGTTCATGTAGCTGAGGTAATAGCAGAGAATGGATCAACAGAACTTATTAATTTAATGTACACAGTGACTATGAATGTGGTACAAGTACAACAAATAATCAGGATAGAGTTATTAAACGTTATTAATAAGAAAGGTTCGAGAAATGCTAATCAATTGATGTGCTCTGTCGCCATTGGAATGAAAAccttttacctttgtttttacATAGATCTGTTAGTTTACCTTGGTGTAATTATGGAAAactatttgataaattttacttGCTGGTTGGTTAGTAAATTATACAGAATTTACCAGCTATATATTATACTTAATGATAAATGTAATGAAAAGATATTTATCGTGCGATGCCGGCACTTATGCTGTCATATTGGAATGTCTATGTTTACTGTTGTTGAAAGACTTAAAATAGAAACATCTCTGAAATACCTCACGGCCGTTACATGATTTACTAGATACAGAGTAATAACGTTTTGACCAGAATTCAGTCTCGTCAATTACTTCAACTCTTTTGCGTTCTCTAATTCTAAAGAATAATAGTTTTATACGTATAACTTATTACCGCAGACAATTCTATGATCTTCGGCACTGGTTGCTGCATGAGATATTTTTTTGGATCACGTGTTTTTTATGACATAAATTTAGTTAACCAGTATCCCAACCATTCCTTGTAACTCTAATAACTTTCTTTGAATTGAGTATTTCgctcattttttcctttaatgaaTGCTCTCTACACAAAAGAATTGTCACTTATGTTCTACACACAAGGATACATTTTAGAACGCTAACTATTGATAATATCTACCATAAAAACTATCCATTTTTGTCAAACAAACCATTCTAATCAGAGTTAAAACTGATTATCTCTCTTAAATGTGAGAGGCACGATTTTCTTTATTCGACATATAGCTGCAATGATCACATTTGGGGATACACATTTCCCTTAACTTGGAGTGTTGTGTGAATCAAGTGCCTTGCCCCTGGACATTGAAATAGTACTGCGTACGGAGTTGACCTTTATTTGAAAGTACCGATTGCTTTTCGAACATCCTGCCTTTGTTTTAAGCAATAAACTGCACTCTCTATTGGTTTATTGGCGTTATAAACCCACCCTGAGTATTGAgagaaacaggaaaaaagtttGTGTTCTTCCAACATCCCAAGTGGTTATTACGCTTCTAAACCCATGGAAAGTGCGGTCTATTACTTTATAAATTTAACTTACATGTTTCCCTTTTCTCTTGGTTTACCGGTGCAACAAACGAAGGGTTATATTAAAGTTCTATAGGCAACCAgatggacaatcagacatggtttgatgccaCTCTGGttcaaagatttaatgaatgtaaccgagaagttacaattcatagacctaaCGTCTTGACACTCCTCCAACGTTTCGACACGACAGGATTTTGACCAATTAGGGCACTAGTAATACCTAAGTTAAAGTTCAATTACAAGGTGATGTCTCTTTATTGGTTTTATGTCAGTTCTTATACATTTTTACTTAATGGTCAATGGGATGAACTTGTAAATTTTAATAGAAGTGAAGATTGATTAAGTCACGTAACAGCTGCAGGTGCGTGATAATACATCCCCTCATACCATCTCAGTTTTTTCGGCATTGTCATCTGTTGTTGACAATTCCACTTTcactctttgtttttgttggtttgattttgttttccataCGTTCCACGAACCTCGTTTTCTCCTGTAGCAACACATCGCGAGTAGACACAGAGCAAATATTAAAACGCAGATTAATATAATTACAAGAATTGTGATGAATCccattttatctttttcttttgtttcctttgctaTAATATGGTCTTTTACGGTTGTTTCAAGAGTGAATATAAGATATCCAGCTGTCCTGTTTttcgatgatgatgatagcgCCATTACTTTGACCTCCATGGTGTCTAGCTCCATGGTTGTTGAGGACTCCACCGTCAGATTTGCCACTATGCTCTCGTTTTGTTTTAGAACGACCTCATCTGGAGTTACATGGCATGTAAGAGTACCTGGACATGACACCTAATGCGAATGAATATCAAACACGTAATCAACCAGATGATCAGTCAATACATAAATTGTATCCACTCTACTAATGAAACtgcaaggaaaaacaaattgagaaaGGGAGACTGTTTACCTATTAATTGGACATGTAAGACTGGTAATTGAAGGAACTCAAACGTTGCCCTATTCCGATCAGGCTTGATTCAAAACAAACGTGTAAACGTGCTCATGCAATTTGGGAGTTATGGGCACTAATGATATTTTCGAAACTCTCAAAATTTCAGGGGCCGTGGGCGAGTACAATTTTAGAACTTCGAAAACGTCACGAGTGATTTTCAAAGGGCCCTGATGTTTTAAGGCAATTTTTGATATAGTGTCGCAAGTATTCCGGAATTGCTTTTCTCCGCTCTATAATTAGCGTAGAAgttcgcgccactttctcagccaatcagattcacACCTTAATCATGTTTTCCTGCGCATAAGGAAGTTTTCTTGTTTCTGCTTTGAGGTCTCATATGTTCCTTGCTATGTTTCCCTTTCAATTGCGCTTTACAATAATGTTAATGTCAGCTACGCTTACTTATTAAAGCTTTGAGTTAAAGATAAATATGACTTTCTAACAAGTATAAAAGCAAAATATACAGAACGTGAGATGAATGATAATGAACTATTAACTTATATAAAAGCCCTGTTCAAACGGTCACGATAATAGTTTCAATAACCACGCGAGTTTGAACACGAGCTAAATGCACTATCATCAAGTATCATTTAGTTAGACATGTTCAATTTGAAATGATAGTTGATGATGGTTTTTGCTGTTTGAACAAGCGGATGATAGTGAACGATAGTTCATCGGTCAGCAGTTTTGCAAAAAATGGGCTCGAACCGAAATGGCAAGAGATAAAATGACTAACATAGCCGTCAAAATTTCGCAGAATGTCTTGTAGTTCACTCTCATCATCTTCAGTATCTTCAACTGGCGACTTCTCcgctaaaatttcaaatgccaccgAAATTGCTGACCTCAGCCCGcgccatatttgtttacaattacgCGATCTCGTTGCGTGATTTTGTCAACTATCATGAACCGTTTGAAAACATCTTAGTCAATGATGATAAATGATAGTTGAAACTATCATGGAGTTTCAAACTAttatgaccgtttgaacggGGCTTGAGTAGTAAATATCTGGTAAACTTAAAACAGTGATGGAGATGTTTAGTCGCTTACTAACCTTAAAAGTGAAGTGTTGTCGTCGACCAACGTTAATGACTGTAAAGGTTTCACTGACTATGGCTCCTGTACTCATCAACACCTTACCACTCGACACCACGCTCTTGAGTGCAGGAATGACTTGAACTTTTTTGCTGAAAAGTTTTATCATCTTGCTACTCCAATTTGGTAGTGCACTGACCACTATCTCCTCTTCTGAGGGGCGATTTTGTTTAGTGTTCATGACGAGTTTTAATACAGTTGTCTCACTGTTGTCTAAGTTGACTGGATTTGGTACAAACCGCAAATAGACGTTATTGGAGCGGGAAGCCTAAAACACAATATAACAATACACTAAAAAACGTGTCGAAGACAATAATTCAAAGTTACGTGTAATTTGATCAGCGACATGAAGAGCCATCATAAGAAAGTGCATGTTTCCCAAATATCTTGGTGCTACAGGCTGAGTTGACTGAGCTGTGCAGCTTGTACATACCTTTATATTAAGCGAAtagaaagacaaaataagtTATCTTTACCGCttatttgcaaataaaattttgtggAGTGGTCATTAAAAAATAGAGCCCTTTTGCTTTCAATAGTCTCAGTGAAATAGGCTTAAACTAAAAAACGGGCATAGTCGAGTGATATGTAGAGACAAAGAGGTCGCAGGCAGACGGCAGAGAGCTACTGGGCAAAACTTATCACTTACTGATACTTATTAATACGTGGTATTAGTCAACAGATCGAACTGTATGAATTTCCTTGTGTTAGGAGTATGCATCTAAGTTAATAAATTCGGTACTCGGGATTTCGTTGATCTAGCAACTCACAATAAAATTGAATGTTCCTGTTTGGCCATGATTTTTAACTTGGAACAAGAGCTCTTCTTCATCTCCATAGTGAATTATAAGGTAAGGAATATGATCCAAATCGGCTGTAACATTCCATCCAAGTGATGGCCCAGTTGCTTCTGCTTCAACAATCACGTCCACTTCCAGTAAACGTATTTCTGTAGCGTCGATATCAGCCGCAAGAGGTACAGCGTCGACTAAAAGGCTTGTCTTATTAGACCCAGTCTTTTTGCTTCCTATCAGGACAACTTCACATCGCACAACTTCTTTATGATCCATGTTAATGTTTATCGGAGTGACGAAACCAATGCAATACTCACTATCCGATACTTGTAAAGAGAACGAGCTTTTCGTTCCGAggtttgtaatgttaaattCAAGTTTAGACTTTTTTCCAACGAGGACGTTCAGTTCGCTGAATTTTATATTGGGTTTGATGTTTATGATTGGTGTCACTGCACTTAATTCACAGACAGCTGTGTTACCGTTCTGGTCTACGACGATTATACTTGCTGTAGGATGGCAACATGTCGATGTGTAGACACCTGATACTGATGAGTTGAACATTCCTGTCTCATAGGGACTAACTGTTGGTTAAAAAAAGACAGATTTGATTACGATAAGATAGCATTTTTTCCACAATATTTATTAAATGATAAATCGACAGTGACTGTGATTCTACAATGGAACAAACGAGCAAAGATGCTCTGACATTTTTCAGTTATTCACGGGATCAATCGTACAGCCAGGAAACCCAAATTTCGCCGACTCCATGTTTGTGTGAGTCGTGATTATGAGACGTGGACCATGATATTAAACCTTAGATAACGTCTCACAAAGCATTGTCGTGAAGAGATAAATACAAATTAAACTCTTAAGATCGTATTTCTTAGTTTGAATAACATTATTAACACAATGGATTGAGACGGATCGAGCATATATTGCTGACTGCTGGAATAATCGTAATGCAGTTTCCCTCAGAGTCCGTTTTCGCGAAACATAGAGATTCTTCACCTCGGCATGAGATATTTAATCAAGCGATTTGTCacatctattttgaaatcactgtgatccttgcaatctgattggccctCACCCGTGCGATTTGTTCTCAAATCGTACCATGCTCTGaatcgcatcttttttccaGCCAATAAGACAGCTTTACCAAAATATAACAActaatcaaatttaaaagcttGTGTAAAGAAATccaattgcaggaaaatgagaTACCACTTTTGCAACTGCTTGCAAACCGGCTCAATATACTGTATCAATAAACATTTGTacagactaaaaaaaaacttgtgggAGGCGACGgaattttgcgatttcaaaatagatgtcATAATGTGTCAATggatgagttgccagtaatcggatccttgtgtttgcgcgAAGATTTCTGGGATTGCTAAgaggcaaacattgcaactcactAGAAAGAAATATTCgacgatcccagaaatctttgcgcaaacaccAGGATCCGATTACTAGCAACTCATGTATTGAACTTCGTGTCGAGCACTTTTTGGACCGAAAATATACCTCTAATTCGAAATCACGCCCACGATTTCAGACCAAAgtgcactccactcagtttaTTTTACGTGATAATCACCTCCGCGCCCTCTTCTTCCCGATTGCCTCACAATTTACACTTTAGCAACGGCTGACAATATCAACAAATTTTTGAGGGTTACTCAACcaataaaaattacagttaACTTCTTTCCTAGATCTTCAGTTCTACTACTTATTACGAACAGGCTCCCATCAGGTGAAACACAAAACGTGATAAAACGTGACATGCGTATATTTACCATTTAGTTGTCCAAGCTCAAGATTCTTAGAAGTAACTGCTAGTAACTGTTTTCCCGGGCTATATATGTTAATGTAGGACTTCCATGTGATTGTTGAACAATTTGAAAGGTGGTACACTGGATCACATTTCTCTGTTTGATTTGTAACTTCGCATTTTGGTGGGAAAATGCTTTCCTACGAAGAAAGCAGAGCAAGAAAGGTTCGGTAAGGTATCAAAATTGATGTTTCAAAAGACAGAATATAAGTGAAGTTTTCAGTAAGCATTGTATGGTCAAGGGTCTTTATGTATAGACTCCCAGCGTAATAAAAGCTCAAAATGTGCACAAGCTGATAATTCTTATCTTACTCGCGTTCCACAATGTCGACTATTCAATACTCACGATCTCTTTAACACTGACGTAAAACACCATGTAGTTCGATGGGCTCTCGCTTGACGTTGGTGATGCAAATACAGTAACGGTACTTGTCTCTCCTTTGGTAGCATTAGCTGGCGCCTTCACTATCAATGAAAACTCAGCGGTATCTTTCGCAGCGACAAAGCAGTTATGAGGCTCTACTGACTGAATAAATCCCAAGTCGTCCATTGCCTTCAGGGTAAAATTTTCTGAGTTTcccatatttgttatttttaattgtattttggAGGTAACGTTAGGAATAATTCTTCTGGAGCTGTTTAATGTTCGATCGTTAAAGTCCAATTGAActtcttctgttttgatttcgGTTGGTTTTATTCTTCTTAGTGTAAATCCTTCCGTTGTCTTGCCGTTCAACTGAAAGCGAAATCGTTCAAATGAGGGAGCAAAAAGGACATGAAGTGAATCTCTGtggatttcttttcctttttttacagtAAACGACTCCATTTCTACGCCACTTGAGTTTATGAGTGATAGTGAATTAACTTCTTTGATGAGTTCTGGTTTGGTAAAAGCCAAGGTTAGTAGCAACGTTTGTCCTGTGAAATCAGAATTAGTGTCATCAGTGCTTGCCATTTGAGTTTCAGTATTTCTCTAGGTATATTGTTTTGACTTGAGATAAATATTAGTAGATTAATAGACCTTTGAATGTTAACGACGGTATCATCTGGTTATATggatatgaaagcgatcttcgcagttaacaacactacttaagcagtagtgaaaagaaggcctgaaaaaaaaatcaggcctttacgagatttgaacccatgacttctgcgataccggtgcagtgctctaccaactgagctaacaagccaactgggagctggtcattgtgttggttccaaataaacccgtgagtggttcaaatcccgtacaggcctgaatctttttcaggccttcttttcactactgcttaagtagtgtttatgactgcgaagatcgctttcatatccACGTCTTTATCCGatgttcaaatatatgactttcatatattcacagccgtttatCTGGTTATACTTTTGTTGACATTGATACAAAAAGGGACCCTCCTAGAAATGAAGTTACAATGAACTGGATTTAAACTTTGATGAAAGATCTTGAATGAAAGAAAGCCAAATGTGAAGGGCAATGGAAAGAGGTTTGTTATATAATAGTAGTGATAGTAAGCTGGTCTTGTAACAGCTTATCTCGTTTTAGATAAGATTACCTAATTACCTTTAACTGGGCTTCCGAAAAGTTGTTTCCTCTCCCCACTCTCCAGATTTTCAACAGACGACAGCTGGTAGGTAAAGTCCAAAACACTCCGTCCAGTAACCTGCAGACTATAGGGTCCAGTGCATCGCACACGAATCATT containing:
- the LOC131796881 gene encoding von Willebrand factor A domain-containing protein 7, which encodes MAFARGLVVLLTFFTISEAFFSSATLDVDSESAVQTRDHDLITKLGLFRCLVEFVKDNPRYVHEEMVKDFEDLQRITVTADDPKTVQRLISVMVSKMRLQNALTEIQSSNAEVNSAPLKMVASAHFSGEQFKDGAKRLYELNSEIITTLLKSVKYEHARQLVGQYLHTLQDFYSHSNWVELGHSVRKFSFSSNQADLFSPQFLAKPNEATCVPCQSTAGQEDDCDNNLITNKITSGYYGGQDITKPTNVSKCSHGGILDSSRGKGTRGGINKESASRKLSPHFKFHALAAEHAVEGTKQFFENLRAAVGDKTFARFLNLQAVRTLALVIDDTGSMGEEIKSVKKLSINFVQKTKNPTANMAFMYILVPFNDPRVGPVTATSDANEVIEAVNSLEANKGGDCPEQGMTGLYKALLQSVQDSVIHYFSDADVKDFELAQVVLILAKQKRVKINFILSGRCRFSRRRRSTREEPRLGSQDLFRSLAAATGGQVLKTKKNKVSVLVDIIGSKSYASDNRDLTEVILLHVSSDSKQDEEDTPFMIDVDNTLKDVLIVLSAEGDLGITLLNPTDDQPLKATIPSQFDHIHVTEVKKFHGGQLMIRVRCTGPYSLQVTGRSVLDFTYQLSSVENLESGERKQLFGSPVKGQTLLLTLAFTKPELIKEVNSLSLINSSGVEMESFTVKKGKEIHRDSLHVLFAPSFERFRFQLNGKTTEGFTLRRIKPTEIKTEEVQLDFNDRTLNSSRRIIPNVTSKIQLKITNMGNSENFTLKAMDDLGFIQSVEPHNCFVAAKDTAEFSLIVKAPANATKGETSTVTVFASPTSSESPSNYMVFYVSVKEIESIFPPKCEVTNQTEKCDPVYHLSNCSTITWKSYINIYSPGKQLLAVTSKNLELGQLNVSPYETGMFNSSVSGVYTSTCCHPTASIIVVDQNGNTAVCELSAVTPIINIKPNIKFSELNVLVGKKSKLEFNITNLGTKSSFSLQVSDSEYCIGFVTPININMDHKEVVRCEVVLIGSKKTGSNKTSLLVDAVPLAADIDATEIRLLEVDVIVEAEATGPSLGWNVTADLDHIPYLIIHYGDEEELLFQVKNHGQTGTFNFIASRSNNVYLRFVPNPVNLDNSETTVLKLVMNTKQNRPSEEEIVVSALPNWSSKMIKLFSKKVQVIPALKSVVSSGKVLMSTGAIVSETFTVINVGRRQHFTFKVSCPGTLTCHVTPDEVVLKQNESIVANLTVESSTTMELDTMEVKVMALSSSSKNRTAGYLIFTLETTVKDHIIAKETKEKDKMGFITILVIILICVLIFALCLLAMCCYRRKRGSWNVWKTKSNQQKQRVKVELSTTDDNAEKTEMV